From a single Nematostella vectensis chromosome 3, jaNemVect1.1, whole genome shotgun sequence genomic region:
- the LOC5500678 gene encoding receptor-type tyrosine-protein phosphatase S codes for MERVSRISYTCLNVQFNKIMNARRSFTSHAAKLSHNKAKNRYGNIQAYDHSRVMLRGAGSGCDYINATYIKGFDGTPKTYIAAQGPLESSCDDFWQMVWQERCSVIVMLTGLIEGNKLKCHQYWPSTDQPAAYGVLTVSLKKKEEFSDYTVRSLLLSKQGTLKEVRLIHQYQFTSWPHRGVPQQTAALLRFRKNIINRSPHVSESGPWIIHCSAGIGRTGIFLVIDAMLRQAKEKKVVDIYNYVHSIEEDRPYIIQTKDQYVFIHHTILEALIAENKRIKRPHLYGQESSI; via the exons ATGGAGCGAGTCAGTCGGATAAGCTACACGTGTCTCAATGTTCAGTTTAAC AAAATCATGAATGCTCGGCGGTCGTTTACATCACATGCAGCAAAACTGTCGCATAACAAAGCTAAAAATCGCTATGGGAACATTCAGGCCT ATGACCACTCCAGGGTCATGCTTCGTGGAGCAGGTAGTGGCTGTGATTATATCAACGCAACATACATCAAG GGCTTTGATGGAACTCCCAAAACGTACATAGCTGCACAGG GTCCTTTGGAGTCTTCATGTGACGACTTCTGGCAGATGGTGTGGCAAGAGAGGTGTTCCGTCATCGTCATGCTCACGGGGCTGATAGAGGGAAATAAG TTAAAGTGTCATCAGTATTGGCCGAGTACAGATCAACCAGCCGCTTATGGGGTACTTACTGTCTCACTGAAGAAGAAGGAAGAGTTTTCTGATTACACTGTCCGGAGTTTGTTGCTATCAAAG CAAGGGACGTTGAAAGAGGTACGGCTCATTCACCAGTATCAGTTCACAAGCTGGCCGCACAGAGGGGTTCCCCAACAAACAGCTGCTTTGTTGAGGTTCAGGAAGAACATCATCAACCGGTCTCCGCATGTTTCAGAGTCTGGGCCCTGGATCATACACTGCAG TGCCGGAATTGGCAGAACCGGCATATTTCTTGTGATCGACGCGATGCTTCGTCAGGCGAAGGAAAAGAAGGTTGTGGACATCTACAACTACGTGCATTCCATCGAAGAAGACAGACCGTATATAATTCAAACAAAG GATCAGTATGTGTTCATCCATCATACAATTCTGGAAGCCTTAATTGCCGAAAACAAACGAATCAAACGACCGCATTTATATGGCCAGGAGTCGTCAATTTAA
- the LOC5499907 gene encoding uncharacterized protein LOC5499907 codes for MASTSTYFRVLLVLLSAQSITGTCDTSPLGMESGAIANNKITDKAGVIVGDQARLGYTVGDSWCKSSSDDFLQIDLGTPHIVCGVATQGNHPQDQWVISFKFTYSTDGTTYSFYEDLAGNQVLFANQDRDGVVHQVLYKELVARYVRIHPTTFQGKACMRGEMYGVKTITENIALGKPTIQSSMAHFGVPSRAVDGDRNSAWAGGSCTHTDGEAAPWWQVDLGTTKSIAEVLIVARGDWGAERLWSNTFELLIGDQSNGLNPKCGDRHAVLPYDMISIECNPRMSGRYIRIVLITAFDALTLCEVEVYTDNSMCGGQAIGISDSHVISDAKLTASSSQSGFPASSGRLLGASAWKPVSLSTDGNPWIMMNLGAKYHVCAVGTQGSPVDGDRSTVYMIDYSLDGRSWTIENSDNTGNRDQNTIIKNPQSMSAMFIRVRPRWRSGHPLFALRMEVYGVRVACTAPFGLENNTIPDGQISSNSSEASHPASQGRLYGASSWCGVTSSSGYLQVDLGTRKTVTGIATQGDHTRDNWVTKYKVLHSHDNKLWMETQSAEFDGNSDRDNVKVNWFTRPVGARYIRVLSTASNGATCMRMELYGCNRYIAVKVAPMSDVVLPASSSGHVDLQCLARGYGMEITFRWTLTESDVTHRSGGARRNNTHAMSSFRYNFTSAEAVFDASNCTLPSSGREVSCKSRFPYRCIAWYPTLPGGVVDYKEAFVTTTLKLPGKPFAVKSTEVRSRSISLTWSSPVKEDGELMTTSYKIELVANGTIYTSSSNQLAVRGLKPYTGYRFRVKAVSSRAEGPWSEDAHIVTEQEAPSSSPEGLTVSQSDGKTHTITWSPIPPNQSNGIIVVYEITWVKVANRTRSRRSLDAVSSANTSSTSYILMDLLPCSVYNISVRSYTIAGPGPFTRPLSLNTPGKGI; via the exons aTGGCGTCTACGTCCACATATTTCCGGGTTCTTCTTGTCTTACTCTCCGCTCAATCTATAACAG GAACTTGCGACACCTCGCCCTTGGGAATGGAAAGTGGCGCTATTGcaaacaataaaataacagATAAAGCAGGAGTGATAGTGGGAGACCAAGCGAGGCTTGGTTACACAGTCGGTGACTCGTGGTGTAAGAGCAGCAGCGATGACTTCCTGCAGATCGACCTCGGTACCCCCCACATCGTATGTGGCGTGGCCACTCAGGGGAACCATCCCCAGGACCAATGGGTTATCAGTTTCAAGTTCACGTATTCAACAGATGGAACAACATATAGCTTTTATGAAGATCTTGCTGGAAATCAG GTGTTATTTGCCAACCAAGATCGGGATGGAGTCGTCCATCAGGTCTTGTACAAAGAGCTGGTCGCCCGATATGTGCGTATTCATCCGACAACATTCCAAGGCAAAGCGTGCATGAGAGGAGAAATGTACGGAGTCAAGACCATTACAG aaaatatcgcattgggCAAGCCAACAATACAGTCAAGTATGGCACATTTTGGCGTCCCATCACGTGCTGTGGATGGCGACCGTAACTCTGCTTGGGCTGGAGGATCATGTACACATACAGATGGTGAAGCCGCGCCCTGGTGGCAAGTGGACCTCGGAACAACCAAGTCCATCGCTGAAGTACTCATAGTCGCCAGGGGTGACTGGGGAGCTGAACGCCTTTGGAGCAACACTTTCGAGCTTCTTATCG GTGATCAGTCAAATGGGTTGAATCCAAAGTGTGGCGACAGGCATGCAGTCTTACCTTATGACATGATATCCATCGAGTGTAACCCGAGGATGAGCGGGAGATATATCAGGATCGTGTTAATAACGGCATTTGACGCACTGACACTTTGCGAGGTGGAGGTTTATACTGATAACTCAA TGTGCGGAGGACAGGCCATTGGCATATCtgacagtcacgtgatctccgACGCTAAGCTGACCGCGAGCTCCAGTCAGTCGGGATTTCCCGCGAGTAGTGGTAGACTACTGGGTGCGAGCGCGTGGAAGCCTGTGTCTTTGAGTACTGACGGAAACCCTTGGATTATGATGAACCTCGGCGCGAAGTATCACGTGTGTGCTGTGGGGACTCAAGGGAGTCCAGTTGATGGCGACAGAAGCACAGTGTACATGATAGATTACTCACTGGACGGGAGGAGTTGGACAATCGAAAACAGTGACAAT ACAGGCAACAGGGATCAAAACACCATTATAAAGAACCCCCAGTCAATGTCTGCGATGTTTATTCGAGTTAGGCCTCGATGGCGGTCAGGTCACCCATTGTTCGCCCTAAGGATGGAGGTGTATGGCGTCAGAGTAG CATGTACAGCACCATTTGGATTAGAAAACAACACGATTCCCGATGGTCAGATATCCTCCAATTCATCCGAGGCCAGCCACCCTGCCAGTCAAGGGCGCTTGTACGGAGCCTCGTCCTGGTGCGGCGTGACGTCATCATCCGGGTACCTGCAAGTGGACTTGGGTACGAGGAAGACGGTCACGGGGATAGCgacacagggtgaccacacTAGAGATAACTGGGTGACGAAATACAAGGTCCTTCACAGCCATGATAACAAGCTATGGATGGAGACTCAATCTGCG GAGTTTGATGGTAATAGTGACCGAGATAATGTGAAGGTGAACTGGTTTACAAGACCTGTTGGCGCACGTTACATTCGCGTCCTTTCGACTGCCAGCAACGGAGCTACCTGTATGCGGATGGAGCTATATGGATGCAACAGAT ACATCGCAGTTAAAGTTGCACCAATGAGTGACGTCGTCCTACCTGCGTCATCCAGTGGTCACGTGGATTTACAATGCCTAGCACGTGGATATGGCATGGAAATCACGTTCCGATGGACGTTGACTGAATCTGACGTTACTCATCGCTCCGGTGGTGCCAGAAGAAACAACACTCACGCCATGTCTTCATTTCGATACAACTTCACAAGCGCAGAAGCTGTATTTGACGCATCTAACTGCACTCTCCCATCTTCTGGTAGAGAAGTGTCTTGTAAAAGTCGATTTCCGTACAGATGCATTGCCTGGTATCCCACGCTTCCTGGGGGTGTTGTTGACTATAAAGAGGCCTTTGTCACTACCACCTTAA AGTTGCCTGGGAAACCATTTGCAGTCAAATCAACCGAGGTCAGATCTCGTTCAATATCTTTAACATGGAGTTCCCCTGTGAAGGAAGATGGTGAGCTGATGACGACATCGTACAAGATAGAGCTGGTCGCTAACGGAACGATATACACAAGTTCTAGCAATCAGTTGGCAGTGAGGGGTCTCAAGCCATACACGGGCTACAGGTTCAGAGTAAAAGCCGTCAGTTCAAGAGCAGAAGGACCATGGAGCGAGGATGCGCATATTGTTACGGAGCAGGAAG CTCCAAGCTCATCCCCAGAAGGCCTAACGGTCAGCCAGAGCGATGGAAAAACACACACTATTACCTGGAGTCCAATCCCACCCAACCAAAGTAATGGCATCATCGTAGTCTATGAAATCACATGGGTTAAAGTAGCCAATAGAACGCGAAGTCGTCGTTCCCTTGATGCTGTGTCATCAGCAAACACGTCATCTACGTCATACATCCTGATGGACCTGCTGCCGTGCTCAGTTTACAACATCAGCGTCCGTAGCTACACTATAGCGGGCCCTGGACCCTTCACACGGCCGTTGAGTCTAAATACACCCGGTAAGGGAATTTGA